One region of Manis pentadactyla isolate mManPen7 chromosome 9, mManPen7.hap1, whole genome shotgun sequence genomic DNA includes:
- the ATG2A gene encoding autophagy-related protein 2 homolog A isoform X3, producing the protein MSRWLWPWSNCVKERVCRYLLHHYLGHFFQEHLSLDQLSLDLYKGSVALRDIHLEIWSVNEVLESIESPLELVEGFVGSIEVAVPWAALLTDHCTVHVSGLQLILQPRQGPGPGPADSQSWASCMTTSLQLAQECLRDGLPEPSEPPQPLEGLEMFAQTIETVLRRIKVTFLDTVVRVEHSPDGGERGVAVEVHVQRLEYCDEAVRDPSQAPPVDVHQPPAFLHKLLQLAGLRLHFEELPTQEQPPEPPLQIGSCSGYMELMVKLKQNEAFPGPKLEVAGQLGSLHLLLTPRQLQQLQELLSAMRLADPQGLVDKLNKSRPLGAEDLWLIEQDLNQQLQAGAVAEPLSPDPLTNPLVNLDSADLFFSMAGLTSSVASALSELSLSNVDLGSSVHSDVAPRRPSAQAPPAGRTAPTPLPDTLRPDSLLKMTLGGVTLTLLQTSAPPPGPPDLTTHFFTEFDATKEGPFGSRDFHHLRPRFQRACPCSHVRLTGAAVQLSWELRTGRGRRTSSTEVHFGQLEVLECLWPRGAPQPEYTEILSFPSSLGSQASARPCAHLRHTQTLRRVSKSRPRCPAACHCHSELALDLADFQADVELGALDRLAALLHLATVPPPELPAGLLTETPPATEQQTVVRLSAPRATLQLRFPIADLRPERDPWAGQAVRAEHLLLELSEPRFQSQLSSGPGPPAPTRLELTCSDLHGSYEDGEKPPVACLRVSKALDPKSPGHKYFLPQVVVTLNPQLSSTQWEVAPEKGEELEMSAESPCELQEPEPSPFSSKRTMYETEEMVIPGDPEEMRAFQGRALALSRCSLEVLLPSTHVFLPSKEVYESLYNRINNDLLMWEPADLLPPPAPTAHPPSFQGHSGFWQDNFKMCKSAFKLDSDSDDEDAHFFSVGASGTPQPRAPKPPGSQSQSTFSTLVTVLKGRITALCETKDEGGKRLEAVHGELVLDIEQGTIFSVSQYRGQPGLGYFCLEAEKAALFHRAVVDDCLLPSRLELPSFAPPAQLSPTIYPSEERVTEWGASGHKGQGGGPHMLSTAVRIHLDPHKNVKEFLVTLRLQRATLRHYMALPEQSWHSQLLEFLDVLDDPVLGYLPPAVITVLHTHLFSCAVDYRPLYLPVRVLLTAETFTLSSNIIMDTSTFLLRFILDDSALYLSDKCEVETPDLRRDYVCVLDVDLLELVIKTWKGNTAGKLSQPLFELRCSNNVVHVHSCADSCALLVNLLQYVMSEGDLHPPPRPPSPTEIAGQKLSESPASLPSGPPVEAALINQRDLADALLDTERSLRELAQPSGGPPTQASPVSVYLFPGERSGAQPLSPPVVAPTGSLGSPSEAKEDEKEEEGDGDTLDSDEFCILDAPGLGVPPRDGEPVVTQLHPGPIIVQDGHFSRPLGSTDLLRAPAHFPVPSSRVVLREVSFVWHLYGGRDFGPHPGHRARVGLMGPRGSPSRCFGPNRPQNSWRTQGGSGRQHHVLMEIQLSKVSFQHEVYPAEPAAAPTGAGRELEEQPLSRQVFIVQELEVRDRLASSQINKFLYLHTSERMPRRAHANMLTIKALHVAPTTSLGGPECCLRVSLMPLRLNVDQDALLFLKDFFTSLVAGITPVVPAESSTEARPETRANASSPWEGQPDGVETTSPQEAPGSGHSSSSEQQPIYFREFRFTSEVPIWLDYHGKHVSMDQVGTFAGLLIGLAQLNCSELKLKRLCCRHGLLGVDKVLGYALNEWLQDIRKNQLPGLLGGVGPMHSVVQLFQGFRDLLWLPIEQYRKDGRLMRGLQRGAASFGSSTASAALELSNRLVQAIQATAETVYDILSPAAPIPRSLQDKRPTRRRKGQQPADLREGVAKAYDTVREGILDTAQTICDVASRGHEQKGLTGAVGGVIRQLPPTVVKPLILATEATSSLLGGMRNQILPDAHKDHALKWRADEAQD; encoded by the exons ATGTCACGATGGCTGTGGCCATGGTCGAACTGTGTGAAAGAGCGGGTCTGCCGCTACTTGCTGCACCACTACTTGGGTCACTTCTTCCAGGAGCACCTCAGCCTGGACCAGCTCAGCCTCGATTTGTACAAGGGCAGCGTTGCCCTGCGGGACATCCACCTGGAGATCTGG TCTGTGAACGAGGTGCTGGAGTCCATAGAATCACCACTGGAGCTGGTGGAAGGCTTCGTGGGCTCCATTGAGGTGGCCGTGCCCTGGGCTGCGCTGCTCACCGACCACTGCACCGTGCATGTATCAGGCCTCCAGCTCATCCTGCAGCCCCGCCAGGGCCCAG GGCCAGGGCCTGCCGACTCACAGAGCTGGGCCTCATGCATGACCACGAGCCTGCAGCTGGCTCAGGAGTGCCTGCGGGACGGGCTGCCCGAGCCCTCTGAGCCACCACAGCCCTTGGAGGGACTGGAGATGTTTGCCCAGACCATCGAGACTG TGCTACGAAGGATCAAGGTGACCTTCCTAGACACTGTCGTGAGGGTGGAGCACTCACCAGATGGTGGGGAGCGTGGTGTGGCGGTGGAAGTCCACGTGCAGAG GCTAGAGTACTGTGACGAGGCAGTGCGGGACCCAAGCCAGGCCCCTCCAGTGGATGTGCACCAGCCCCCTGCCTTCCTGCACAAGCTGCTGCAGCTAGCGGGGCTCCGCCTGCACTTCGAGGAACTCCCCACACAG GAACAACCCCCAGAGCCACCCTTGCAGATTGGCAGCTGCTCAGGGTACATGGAGCTGATGGTGAAACTGAAGCAGAATGAGGCCTTCCCAGGCCCCAAG ctggAGGTAGCTGGGCAGCTGGGCTCCCTGCACCTGCTCCTGACCCCACGGCAGCTCCAGCAGCTCCAGGAACTGCTCAGCGCCATGCGCCTGGCAG ACCCCCAGGGCCTGGTCGACAAGCTGAACAAGAGCCGCCCACTAGGTGCTGAAGACCTGTGGCTGATCGAGCAGGACCTGAACCAGCAGCTGCAGGCAGGGGCTGTGGCTGAGCCTCTCAGCCCAGACCCCCTTACCAACCCTCTTGTCAACCTGGACAGTGCCG ACCTCTTCTTCTCCATGGCTGGCCTCACGAGCAGTGTGGCCTCCGCCCTCTCTGAGCTGTCCCTCTCCAACGTGGACCTGGGCTCCTCTGTGCACAGTGACGTGGCCCCCCGCCGGCCGTCTGCCCAGGCCCCCCCAGCCG GCAGGACAGCCCCTACGCCCCTCCCGGACACCCTGCGTCCTGACTCGCTGCTGAAGATGACCTTGGGGGGCGTGACCCTGACCTTGCTTCAGACTTCTGCCCCACCTCCTGGACCACCTGACCTCACCACCCACTTTTTTACGGAGTTTGATGCCACCAAGGAGGGGCCCTTCGGTTCCCGAGACTTCCACCATCTGCGGCCACGCTTCCAGAGggcctgcccctgcagccatgtCCG GCTAACGGGCGCAGCCGTGCAGCTGTCCTGGGAGCTGCGAACAGGCAGGGGCCGGCGGACCTCCAGCACAGAAGTGCACTTCGGGCAGCTTGAAGTCCTAGAATGTCTGTGGCCCAGGGGCGCTCCCCAGCCTGAGTACACAGAG ATCCTGAGCTTCCCCAGCAGCCTGGGCTCCCAGGCCTCAGCTCGGCCCTGTGCCCACCTGCGCCACACGCAGACCCTGCGCCGTGTGTCCAAG AGCCGACCCCGTTGCCCAGCTGCCTGCCACTGTCACTCAGAACTGGCCCTGGACCTGGCCGACTTCCAGGCGGATGTGGAGCTAGGGGCCCTGGACCGGCTTGCTGCCCTGCTGCACCTGGCCACCGTACCCCCCCCTGAACTACCTGCCGGCCTGCTG ACAGAGACCCCACCAGCAACTGAGCAGCAGACAGTGGTGCGGCTCTCGGCGCCCCGGGCCACCCTGCAGCTGCGCTTCCCCATTGCTGACCTGCGGCCTGAGCGGGACCCCTGGGCGGGCCAGGCTGTGCGGGCTGAGCATCTGCTGCTGGAGCTGAGTGAGCCCCGGTTCCAGTCGCAGCTGAGCAGTGGGCCtggtcccccagcccccacccgctTGGAACTTACCTGTTCTGATCTACATG gcTCCTACGAAGATGGAGAGAAGCCACCAGTCGCCTGCCTACGGGTTTCCAAAGCCCTGGATCCCAAGAGCCCTGGGCACAAATACTTTCTGCCCCA GGTAGTGGTGACCCTGAACCCCCAGCTCAGCAGCACACAGTGGGAGGTGGccccagagaagggagaggagctgGAGATGTCGGCTGAGAGTCCATGCGAGCTGCAGGAGCCCGAGCCCTCACCCTTCTCCTCCAAGAGGACCATGTACGAGACAGAGGAG ATGGTGATTCCTGGAGACCCTGAGGAGATGAGGGCCTTCCAGGGCCGGGCCCTGGCCCTGTCACGGTGCAGCCTGGAAGTGCTCCTGCCCAGCACGCATGTCTTTCTGCCCAGCAAGGAGGTCTACGAGAGCCTCTACAACAG GATCAACAATGACCTGCTCATGTGGGAGCCTGCAGACCTGctgcccccccccgcccccacagcTCACCCCCCGAGCTTCCAGGGCCACTCAGGCTTCTGGCAGGACAACTTCAAGATGTGCAAGTCGGCCTTCAAGCTGG ACTCAGACTCGGACGACGAGGATGCCCACTTCTTCTCAGTAGGGGCATCGGGCACCCCCCAACCCCGTGCCCCCAAGCCCCCAGGCTCTCAGTCCCAGAGTACCTTCTCTACACTGGTGACAGTGCTGAAGGGTCGGATCACAGCTCTCTGTGAGACCAAG GATGAGGGTGGGAAGCGGCTAGAGGCCGTGCATGGGGAGCTGGTGCTGGACATAGAGCAAGGCACCATCTTCAGCGTCTCCCAGTACCGAGGCCAGCCAGGACTTGGCTACTTCTGCCTGGAAGCTGAAAAGGCAGCGCTCTTCCACCGAG CGGTGGTGGATGACTGCCTACTGCCCAGCCGCCTGGAGCTGCCCAGCTTTGCTCCTCCAGCCCAGCTATCCCCAACCATCTACCCATCGGAGGAAAGAGTGACTGAATGGGGAGCCTCAGGCCACAAGGGCCAAGGCGGGGGCCCCCACATGCTGTCCACAGCTGTTCGTATCCACCTGGACCCCCACAAGAATGTCAAG GAGTTCCTGGTGACACTGCGGCTGCAGAGAGCCACCTTGCGCCACTACATGGCCCTGCCAGAACAGAGCTGGCACTCCCAG TTGTTGGAGTTCTTGGATGTGCTGGATGACCCGGTGCTGGGCTATCTGCCCCCTGCCGTCATTACGGTCCTACACACACACCTGTTCTCCTGTGCCGTGGATTACAG GCCCCTCTACCTCCCTGTACGTGTCCTCCTCACCGCTGAGACCTTCACCCTCTCCAGCAACATCATCATGGACACCTCCACCTTCCTGCTGAG GTTCATCCTCGACGACTCGGCCTTATACCTGTCCGACAAGTGTGAGGTGGAGACCCCAGATCTGCGgcgag ATTATGTCTGCGTCTTGGACGTCGACCTCTTGGAGCTGGTGATCAAAACCTGGAAGGGGAACACCGCGGGCAAACTG AGCCAGCCGCTGTTCGAGCTGCGCTGCTCCAACAACGTGGTGCATGTGCACAGCTGTGCCGACTCCTGCGCCCTGCTGGTCAACCTGCTCCAGTACGTAATGAGTGAAGGTGACCTGCACCCCCCTCCCCGGCCCCCCAGCCCCACGGAGATCGCCGGCCAGAAG CTGTCCGAgagccctgcctccctgccctcgGGTCCCCCTGTGGAGGCAGCGCTCATCAACCAGCGGGACTTGGCCGACGCCCTCCTGGACACGGAGCGCAGCCTGCGGGAGCTGGCCCAGCCTTCAG GTGGCCCCCCCACTCAGGCCTCTCCAGTGTCGGTCTACCTGTTCCCAGGTGAACGGAGTGGGGCCCAGCCCCTGTCACCTCCTGTGGTAGCCCCCACGGGCAGCCTGGGGTCCCCCTCAGAGGCCAAGGAAgatgaaaaggaagaggagggggaTGGAGACACTCTGGACAGTGATGAGTTCTGCATCCTCGACGCTCCTGGCCTAGGAGTCCCG CCTCGCGATGGGGAGCCCGTGGTGACGCAGCTGCATCCGGGCCCCATCATCGTGCAGGACGGGCACTTCTCACGGCCGCTGGGCAGCACGGACCTGCTGCGGGCGCCCGCCCACTTCCCAGTGCCCAGCAGCCGTGTGGTGCTGCGTGAGGTCTCCTTCGTCTGGCACCTCTATGGGGGTCGAGACTTTGGCCCCCACCCTGGCCACAG GGCAAGAGTTGGCCTCATGGGCCCCAGGGGCTCCCCTTCCCGATGCTTCGGCCCCAACCGACCCCAGAACTCCTGGCGTACGCAGGGGGGCAGTGGGAGGCAGCACCACGTCCTCATGGAGATCCAGCTCAGCAAG GTAAGCTTCCAGCACGAGGTGTACCCAGCAGAGCCAGCCGCGGCCCCCACGGGCGCTGGCCGGGAGCTGGAGGAGCAGCCGCTCTCCCGCCAGGTGTTCATTGTGCAGGAGCTGGAGGTCCGCGACCGGCTGGCCTCCTCCCAGATCAACAAGTTCCTGTACCTGCACACGAGTGAGCGGATGCCGCGGCGCGCCCACGCCAACATG CTCACCATCAAAGCGTTGCACGTGGCCCCCACGACCAGCCTGGGCGGACCCGAGTGCTGCCTCCGAGTCTCCCTCATGCCCCTGCGGCTTAACGTGGACCAG GATGCCCTGCTCTTCCTCAAGGACTTCTTCACCAGCCTAGTGGCTGGCATCACCCCCGTGGTCCCGGCGGAGAGCTCCACGGAGG CTCGCCCTGAGACCCGAGCAAACGCCAGCAGCCCCTGGGAAGGGCAGCCTGATGGTGTAGAGACCACCAGCCCCCAGGAGGCTCCAGGCAGTGGCCACAGCTCCTCTTCGGAGCAGCAGCCCATCTACTTCAG ggAGTTCCGCTTCACATCCGAAGTGCCCATCTGGTTGGACTACCATGGCAAGCACGTCTCCATGGACCAGGTG GGCACTTTTGCTGGCCTCCTCATCGGCCTGGCCCAGCTCAACTGCTCCGAGCTAAAGCTAAAGCGGCTCTGCTGCCGGCATGG GCTCCTGGGCGTGGACAAGGTGCTGGGCTATGCTCTCAATGAGTGGCTGCAGGATATCCGCAAGAACCAGCTGCCCGGCCTGCTGGGGGGCGTGGGCCCCATGCACTCGGTGGTCCAGCTCT TCCAAGGGTTCCGGGACCTACTGTGGCTGCCCAT